The following coding sequences are from one Musa acuminata AAA Group cultivar baxijiao chromosome BXJ2-4, Cavendish_Baxijiao_AAA, whole genome shotgun sequence window:
- the LOC108952701 gene encoding uncharacterized protein LOC108952701 isoform X2 → MCNSKIQSGHAMASAAVAEIDGRPVLQPASNTSNRIATPEAGRPLKKTFHKSISLPTSFTKHAARSDVVDPGTAILPKLSPPVSPKLKSAAKAAPKRSNDPNGLNTSTDKPSAKSRPAMMTRSKSSVGASQVVPSLDSSLLSCDRAPGSIAAAQREHAVLMQAQRKMRIAHYGRTPAKLEGKVVPVDSSVLSDASGQEEKRCSFITPNSDPVYIAYHDREWGVPVHDDRMLFELLVLAGAQVGLDWTTILKKRGEFRAAFAEFDAELVSKYTEKQMVSISAAYGLDLGRVRGVVDNAKRILEVRRELGSLDKYLWGFVNHKPLSTNYTSCRKIPVKTSKSESISKDMVRRGFRFVGPTVVHSFMQAAGLTNDHLLSCPRHLHCCSLSTTN, encoded by the exons ATGTGCAACTCGAAGATCCAGTCGGGCCATGCAATGGCCAGCGCGGCGGTGGCCGAGATCGACGGGAGGCCAGTCTTGCAGCCGGCATCCAACACGTCCAACCGCATCGCGACGCCGGAGGCCGGGCGGCCGCTCAAGAAGACCTTCCACAAGTCCATCTCTTTGCCTACCTCGTTCACCAAACATGCTGCTAGGTCTGATGTTGTTGACCCCGGTACTGCTATTCTGCCTAAGCTCTCACCGCCGGTCTCTCCCAAGCTGAAATCAGCTGCCAAGGCAGCGCCGAAGCGGAGCAACGATCCGAATGGGCTGAATACAAGCACCGACAAGCCCTCCGCCAAGTCGAGGCCTGCAATGATGACGAGATCGAAGAGCTCCGTCGGCGCAAGCCAAGTCGTGCCGTCTCTCGATTCCTCCTTGCTCTCATGTGATAGGGCTCCTGGCAGCATTGCCGCTGCACAGAGAGAGCACGCCGTGCTGATGCAGGCACAGCGGAAAATGCGGATCGCTCATTACGGGCGGACGCCGGCGAAGCTCGAAGGGAAGGTGGTTCCTGTCGATTCTTCCGTGCTCAGTGATGCCAGCGGCCAGGAGGAGAAGAGATGCAGCTTCATAACGCCAAACTCTG ATCCTGTCTATATTGCATACCACGACCGAGAGTGGGGAGTGCCCGTCCACGATGACAG AATGCTGTTCGAATTACTAGTGCTGGCTGGAGCTCAGGTTGGGTTGGATTGGACAACCATCTTGAAGAAAAGGGGGGAATTCAG GGCCGCATTTGCCGAATTCGATGCAGAGTTGGTGTCCAAGTACACGGAGAagcaaatggtctcgattagCGCAGCATATGGACTGGATTTAGGGAGGGTCAGAGGGGTTGTCGACAACGCTAAGAGAATTCTCGAG GTCAGAAGAGAGTTGGGATCCTTGGACAAGTATCTGTGGGGGTTCGTCAACCACAAGCCTCTCTCCACCAACTACACTTCATGCAGGAAGATCCCCGTGAAGACCTCCAAGTCGGAGTCCATCAGCAAGGACATGGTCCGGCGCGGCTTCCGGTTCGTCGGTCCCACCGTCGTCCACTCCTTCATGCAGGCCGCCGGCCTGACCAACGACCACCTCCTCTCCTGCCCTCGCCACCTCCACTGCTGCTCCCTCTCCACCACCAACTAA
- the LOC108952701 gene encoding uncharacterized protein LOC108952701 isoform X1, which produces MCNSKIQSGHAMASAAVAEIDGRPVLQPASNTSNRIATPEAGRPLKKTFHKSISLPTSFTKHAARSDVVDPGTAILPKLSPPVSPKLKSAAKAAPKRSNDPNGLNTSTDKPSAKSRPAMMTRSKSSVGASQVVPSLDSSLLSCDRAPGSIAAAQREHAVLMQAQRKMRIAHYGRTPAKLEGKVVPVDSSVLSDASGQEEKRCSFITPNSDPVYIAYHDREWGVPVHDDRMLFELLVLAGAQVGLDWTTILKKRGEFRAAFAEFDAELVSKYTEKQMVSISAAYGLDLGRVRGVVDNAKRILELSNRTPHVTGLEQVRRELGSLDKYLWGFVNHKPLSTNYTSCRKIPVKTSKSESISKDMVRRGFRFVGPTVVHSFMQAAGLTNDHLLSCPRHLHCCSLSTTN; this is translated from the exons ATGTGCAACTCGAAGATCCAGTCGGGCCATGCAATGGCCAGCGCGGCGGTGGCCGAGATCGACGGGAGGCCAGTCTTGCAGCCGGCATCCAACACGTCCAACCGCATCGCGACGCCGGAGGCCGGGCGGCCGCTCAAGAAGACCTTCCACAAGTCCATCTCTTTGCCTACCTCGTTCACCAAACATGCTGCTAGGTCTGATGTTGTTGACCCCGGTACTGCTATTCTGCCTAAGCTCTCACCGCCGGTCTCTCCCAAGCTGAAATCAGCTGCCAAGGCAGCGCCGAAGCGGAGCAACGATCCGAATGGGCTGAATACAAGCACCGACAAGCCCTCCGCCAAGTCGAGGCCTGCAATGATGACGAGATCGAAGAGCTCCGTCGGCGCAAGCCAAGTCGTGCCGTCTCTCGATTCCTCCTTGCTCTCATGTGATAGGGCTCCTGGCAGCATTGCCGCTGCACAGAGAGAGCACGCCGTGCTGATGCAGGCACAGCGGAAAATGCGGATCGCTCATTACGGGCGGACGCCGGCGAAGCTCGAAGGGAAGGTGGTTCCTGTCGATTCTTCCGTGCTCAGTGATGCCAGCGGCCAGGAGGAGAAGAGATGCAGCTTCATAACGCCAAACTCTG ATCCTGTCTATATTGCATACCACGACCGAGAGTGGGGAGTGCCCGTCCACGATGACAG AATGCTGTTCGAATTACTAGTGCTGGCTGGAGCTCAGGTTGGGTTGGATTGGACAACCATCTTGAAGAAAAGGGGGGAATTCAG GGCCGCATTTGCCGAATTCGATGCAGAGTTGGTGTCCAAGTACACGGAGAagcaaatggtctcgattagCGCAGCATATGGACTGGATTTAGGGAGGGTCAGAGGGGTTGTCGACAACGCTAAGAGAATTCTCGAG CTCTCTAATCGGACACCGCATGTGACTGGCTTGGAACAGGTCAGAAGAGAGTTGGGATCCTTGGACAAGTATCTGTGGGGGTTCGTCAACCACAAGCCTCTCTCCACCAACTACACTTCATGCAGGAAGATCCCCGTGAAGACCTCCAAGTCGGAGTCCATCAGCAAGGACATGGTCCGGCGCGGCTTCCGGTTCGTCGGTCCCACCGTCGTCCACTCCTTCATGCAGGCCGCCGGCCTGACCAACGACCACCTCCTCTCCTGCCCTCGCCACCTCCACTGCTGCTCCCTCTCCACCACCAACTAA